The following coding sequences are from one Acidimicrobiales bacterium window:
- a CDS encoding nucleotide exchange factor GrpE, which yields MPKDKDKRREDAEGAGGDEPSGVFDDLPWAEESPTVQRRPPGMGPRSRANADAGGGADPGGASDTGDGAPYTGPDRRKAEETTSELSEEALAEAALLVQNDFVALERERDDYLDQLRRVQADFENYRKRVIGQQADVVERAAESLVQQLLPVLDACDAAVQHGAEDVVPVQSQLVDTLTKLGLERLDPAGDAFDPNFHEAVMHEAGDGDDGPVVAEVLRTGYTWKGRVLRPAMVKVKG from the coding sequence ATGCCCAAGGACAAGGACAAGAGGCGCGAGGACGCCGAAGGCGCCGGGGGCGACGAGCCCTCGGGCGTCTTCGACGACCTGCCGTGGGCCGAGGAGTCGCCCACGGTGCAGCGCCGCCCGCCCGGTATGGGCCCGCGCTCGCGGGCGAACGCCGATGCCGGCGGTGGGGCCGACCCCGGTGGGGCGAGCGACACCGGCGACGGTGCGCCCTACACGGGTCCCGACCGCCGCAAGGCCGAGGAGACGACCAGCGAGCTCAGCGAGGAGGCCCTCGCCGAGGCCGCTCTGCTCGTGCAGAACGACTTCGTGGCCCTCGAGCGCGAGCGCGACGACTACCTCGACCAGCTCCGTCGGGTGCAGGCGGACTTCGAGAACTACCGCAAGCGGGTGATCGGCCAGCAGGCCGACGTCGTCGAGCGCGCCGCCGAGTCGCTCGTGCAGCAGCTGCTGCCCGTCCTCGACGCCTGCGACGCTGCGGTCCAGCACGGCGCCGAGGACGTCGTGCCCGTGCAGAGCCAGCTCGTCGACACCCTCACCAAGCTCGGTCTCGAGCGCCTCGACCCCGCGGGTGACGCGTTCGACCCGAACTTCCACGAGGCCGTCATGCACGAGGCCGGCGACGGTGACGACGGCCCGGTGGTCGCCGAGGTGCTCCGTACCGGCTACACGTGGAAGGGCCGCGTGCTGCGGCCCGCCATGGTGAAGGTCAAGGGCTAG
- the dnaJ gene encoding molecular chaperone DnaJ, whose amino-acid sequence MAAQREWFEKDYYKVLGVSETASQKDVTKAYRKLARELHPDTNKDPDAEERFKEVSAAYDVVGDADKRKEYDEVRRLGPMGGGFGGPGGGFGGFGGPGGATFTAEDLGDMGNLGDLLGGLFGRGGRRGGGAPRGAGPQRGDDLEAELHLAFDEAVRGVTTAVNLTSDAPCHTCHGSGAAPGSTPVTCSRCGGRGVLDENQGMFSFSQACPQCAGRGTVVEDPCPTCRGTGVERRPRDVKIRVPAGVQDRQRIRLKGRGGPGRNGGPAGDLYVVVRVRPHDFFGRTGRDLTLTVPVTFAEAALGADVAVPTLEGEPVKIRLPAGTRNGRTFRVKGRGVATKKGTGDLLATVEVAVPQKLSAAERKAVEALAAAGTESPRAHLGVS is encoded by the coding sequence GTGGCCGCGCAGCGCGAGTGGTTCGAGAAGGACTACTACAAGGTCCTCGGCGTCTCGGAGACGGCATCCCAGAAGGACGTCACCAAGGCCTACCGCAAGCTGGCGCGCGAGCTGCATCCCGACACCAACAAGGACCCCGACGCCGAGGAGCGCTTCAAGGAGGTCTCCGCCGCCTACGACGTCGTCGGCGACGCCGACAAGCGCAAGGAGTACGACGAGGTCCGTCGCCTCGGCCCGATGGGTGGGGGCTTCGGCGGGCCGGGCGGTGGCTTCGGCGGCTTCGGGGGACCCGGCGGGGCCACGTTCACCGCCGAGGACCTCGGCGACATGGGCAACCTCGGCGACCTCCTGGGCGGCCTGTTCGGCCGTGGCGGTCGGCGGGGCGGTGGCGCGCCGCGCGGCGCCGGTCCGCAACGCGGCGACGATCTCGAGGCCGAGCTGCACCTCGCCTTCGACGAGGCCGTGCGCGGGGTCACCACGGCGGTGAACCTCACCAGCGACGCGCCGTGCCACACCTGCCATGGCTCGGGGGCGGCGCCGGGTTCCACCCCGGTCACCTGCTCGCGCTGTGGCGGCCGCGGGGTCCTCGACGAGAACCAGGGCATGTTCAGCTTCAGCCAGGCCTGCCCCCAGTGCGCCGGCCGGGGCACCGTGGTCGAGGACCCCTGCCCCACCTGCCGCGGCACGGGGGTCGAGCGCCGGCCCCGCGACGTGAAGATCCGCGTGCCGGCCGGCGTGCAGGACCGGCAGCGCATCCGCCTCAAGGGCCGCGGCGGCCCGGGGCGCAACGGTGGGCCTGCGGGTGACCTCTACGTCGTCGTGCGGGTGCGTCCCCACGACTTCTTCGGCCGCACCGGCCGCGACCTCACCCTCACCGTGCCCGTCACCTTCGCCGAGGCGGCGCTCGGGGCCGACGTCGCGGTGCCGACCCTCGAGGGTGAGCCGGTCAAGATCCGCCTGCCCGCGGGCACGCGGAACGGCCGTACCTTCCGGGTGAAGGGCCGCGGGGTCGCCACCAAGAAGGGCACCGGCGACCTGCTCGCCACCGTCGAGGTGGCCGTGCCCCAGAAGCTCTCGGCCGCCGAGCGCAAGGCCGTCGAGGCGCTTGCCGCGGCCGGCACCGAGTCCCCCCGGGCCC